The following are encoded together in the uncultured Sphaerochaeta sp. genome:
- a CDS encoding LacI family DNA-binding transcriptional regulator, giving the protein MTKRVTVYDISKRLGLSPSTVSRVLNNSSLISTEKKELILRTAEEMGYQKRAIKRQKGRAIINIRLFLPKTQFSYIHLFYDVAELIEGIQHGFGETRVNIITSLNDGDLSLFDSKKLGDIDGCIFAFTKPSDALEELLEDRSVPFILLNRSNPEHNYVLVDNLVGMDALVDAMYQKRGESLKPCYVGFSKLPSVSEQREMGVYKGCVARNIPFDREKDVIMVDSLTELREKVLPAIEEHSYNGVFCFNDLMAVSLYQTALRRNWRVPDLFSLTGFDNSPMLQLLDQRIDTIEFSLLKLGKEAGMWLNGRIINRLDNAIQKALQGDYIVGETI; this is encoded by the coding sequence ATGACAAAGCGAGTAACGGTATATGATATTTCGAAACGGCTGGGACTGAGTCCCAGTACCGTTTCAAGGGTACTGAACAACTCTTCCCTTATCAGTACGGAGAAGAAGGAACTCATCCTTCGTACTGCAGAAGAGATGGGGTACCAAAAACGAGCGATCAAACGACAGAAGGGACGGGCAATTATTAATATCCGCCTGTTTCTGCCCAAGACACAGTTCAGTTACATCCATCTCTTCTATGATGTGGCTGAATTGATCGAAGGTATCCAGCATGGATTTGGTGAAACTCGAGTGAATATCATTACCAGTTTGAATGATGGAGATCTCTCGCTCTTTGATTCCAAAAAACTCGGGGACATCGATGGGTGTATTTTTGCATTTACCAAACCCTCTGATGCCCTTGAGGAACTTCTTGAAGACCGTTCTGTCCCGTTCATCCTTCTGAACCGTTCAAATCCTGAACATAACTATGTGTTGGTAGATAACCTGGTCGGTATGGACGCTTTGGTGGATGCGATGTACCAGAAGCGGGGAGAATCCCTCAAGCCTTGTTACGTCGGCTTCTCAAAACTCCCTTCGGTTAGCGAACAACGTGAGATGGGCGTCTATAAGGGGTGTGTGGCCCGTAATATTCCCTTTGACCGAGAGAAAGACGTGATTATGGTTGACTCTCTCACTGAACTACGTGAGAAGGTACTACCTGCAATAGAGGAGCACTCCTATAACGGGGTTTTTTGCTTCAACGACCTTATGGCTGTTTCTCTCTACCAAACCGCCCTGAGAAGAAATTGGCGGGTGCCTGACCTATTTTCCCTTACAGGTTTTGACAACTCCCCGATGTTGCAATTATTGGACCAGAGGATTGATACCATTGAGTTTTCACTCTTGAAATTGGGAAAAGAAGCGGGAATGTGGTTGAATGGTCGTATTATCAATCGATTGGATAATGCAATCCAGAAAGCCTTGCAAGGGGACTATATCGTAGGAGAAACAATCTAG
- a CDS encoding FAD-binding protein encodes MVDASEHYTFHGYSLPVYQTGVLIIGSGAASLSCAIHLHRMGCSEMLIVTDNRNGGTSRNTGSDKQTYYRQSDASHVPDSPYAMVESYIRGGATHGDIAFIEAQNSLRAFYNLVSLGMEFPHNRYGGYTGYKTDHDPSSRGISLGPYTSREMVRVLSAEVQRNGTPLWDQCDVVRLLTDENDQMVGAMILDKTKLQEGNHGLSIILADHVVLGTGGPAGFYASSVYPRVHVGSIGLAMEIGAEAANLTESQFGIASIKFRWNLSGSYQQVLPRYYSTDREGNNPVDFLSPYFSSWEALTNAVFLKGYQWPFDAAKIPDEGSSLIDLLVYQETQVKGRRVFMDFRENLTGKSEWSDFSKVCVASSALGYLQTSGAWAETPYERLQLLNQAAIDMYASNHINLSREPLEIDVCAQHNNGGLAADIWWESTNIAHLYPIGEVNGSHGVSRPGGSALNAGQVGALRAATRIMGYGTPKRASLQACKTQINGLIQYIKHVTSDEKNNLREAKILLDTQMSALQHRMSRSAGPIRAHSLVDKAFVDAKEQQSTLASVTGIPFVYLPKVLRLRHMVLAQVWYLYAIKTYLERGGGSRGSYLVVSEEGETPHPLLATYSMVPEERSLRSTIQVVGLDASLALQDRWDRCREVPSETFWFERVWREFKEKSYLNA; translated from the coding sequence ATGGTTGATGCAAGTGAACACTATACATTCCATGGGTACTCTCTCCCTGTATATCAAACGGGTGTTTTGATCATAGGCTCAGGTGCAGCCTCCCTCTCGTGTGCCATTCATCTGCATCGAATGGGATGCAGCGAGATGCTTATCGTTACCGATAATCGTAATGGGGGTACCAGTCGTAATACCGGGAGTGACAAACAGACGTACTACCGCCAAAGTGATGCCAGCCATGTTCCCGATTCTCCCTACGCGATGGTGGAGTCATACATCCGTGGTGGTGCTACCCATGGGGATATTGCATTTATTGAAGCCCAGAATTCCCTCCGTGCATTTTATAACCTAGTCTCGTTGGGGATGGAATTCCCTCACAACCGCTATGGCGGATACACCGGGTACAAAACTGACCATGACCCAAGCTCCAGAGGGATTTCGCTAGGTCCCTATACCTCCAGGGAGATGGTGCGGGTCCTCAGTGCTGAAGTCCAAAGAAATGGTACACCGTTGTGGGACCAATGTGATGTAGTGCGCCTGCTTACTGATGAAAATGATCAGATGGTGGGAGCAATGATTCTGGATAAGACGAAATTGCAGGAGGGAAACCATGGACTGTCAATTATTCTTGCAGATCATGTGGTCCTGGGAACCGGTGGACCTGCAGGTTTTTACGCCTCTTCAGTTTATCCAAGGGTACACGTAGGAAGCATCGGTTTGGCTATGGAAATTGGCGCAGAAGCAGCAAATCTGACTGAGTCCCAGTTTGGTATAGCAAGCATCAAGTTCAGATGGAACCTCTCGGGTAGTTACCAGCAGGTACTTCCTCGGTATTACAGCACTGACAGGGAGGGGAACAATCCTGTGGATTTCCTCTCTCCCTACTTCTCCTCCTGGGAAGCCCTGACCAATGCAGTCTTTCTTAAAGGCTACCAGTGGCCATTCGATGCAGCTAAAATTCCCGATGAAGGATCTTCCTTGATTGATTTGTTGGTCTATCAGGAGACGCAGGTGAAGGGGAGACGAGTTTTCATGGATTTCCGTGAGAACCTTACCGGAAAGAGCGAATGGAGTGACTTTTCCAAAGTCTGTGTTGCTTCCAGTGCCTTGGGGTACCTGCAGACATCCGGGGCATGGGCCGAGACTCCCTATGAACGGCTCCAACTGCTCAACCAGGCTGCAATTGACATGTATGCAAGCAATCATATCAATCTCTCCCGTGAGCCCTTGGAGATAGATGTGTGTGCGCAACACAACAATGGTGGGCTCGCTGCAGATATCTGGTGGGAATCCACGAATATCGCTCATCTGTATCCCATTGGGGAAGTGAACGGGAGTCATGGTGTTAGTAGGCCAGGGGGTAGTGCATTGAACGCTGGACAGGTAGGAGCTCTACGAGCTGCTACAAGGATTATGGGATATGGTACTCCTAAGCGCGCTTCACTGCAGGCATGCAAAACGCAGATTAATGGCCTTATCCAATACATCAAGCACGTTACATCTGACGAAAAAAACAATTTGCGGGAAGCCAAGATTCTGCTTGATACCCAAATGTCAGCGCTACAACACAGGATGTCTCGCTCAGCTGGGCCTATCAGGGCACATTCCTTGGTCGATAAGGCCTTTGTGGATGCGAAAGAGCAACAATCTACACTTGCAAGCGTAACCGGCATACCCTTTGTCTATCTTCCAAAGGTACTGCGTTTGAGACATATGGTCTTAGCCCAGGTGTGGTACTTGTATGCCATTAAAACCTATCTGGAAAGAGGAGGTGGAAGTAGGGGATCATATCTTGTGGTATCTGAGGAAGGAGAGACTCCTCACCCCTTGTTGGCTACCTATAGCATGGTCCCCGAGGAGAGATCTCTGCGCTCAACAATACAGGTTGTTGGCCTGGATGCATCGCTGGCACTCCAAGATCGGTGGGATCGTTGCAGGGAAGTACCATCAGAGACCTTCTGGTTCGAGCGTGTTTGGCGGGAGTTCAAGGAAAAATCCTATCTCAACGCATAG
- a CDS encoding 3-ketoacyl-ACP reductase encodes MPNTILVTGGSRGIGRGICLSLASRGYSVIINYAGNKEAALETQHLCQEAATDKNQAFFIIQGDISDEQQQNQLVSQAFTFTGSLDGLVNNAGVAPKERADLLQMSPESYDRLMYTNLRGPVFLTQKIANRWQENSTLQGKIIVFITSVSATMVSVNRGEYCISKAGLGMAASLFSTRLAPEGALVYEIRPGIIKTDMTSAVEGKYDSLLAEGLVPQMRWGTPQDIGKTVSSLFEGALPFSSGTVITVDGGLAIPRL; translated from the coding sequence ATGCCAAACACCATTCTGGTCACCGGTGGAAGCCGAGGAATTGGAAGAGGAATCTGCCTCTCGCTCGCCTCACGGGGGTACTCGGTTATCATAAACTATGCAGGGAACAAGGAAGCTGCCTTGGAAACCCAACATCTATGCCAAGAAGCCGCAACTGACAAAAACCAAGCTTTCTTCATCATACAAGGCGACATCTCCGATGAACAACAACAAAACCAACTCGTCTCCCAAGCATTTACATTCACCGGTTCACTGGATGGGCTGGTCAATAACGCAGGTGTTGCACCAAAAGAACGAGCAGACCTGCTCCAGATGAGCCCAGAATCGTATGACCGACTTATGTACACAAACCTGAGAGGACCTGTCTTTCTTACCCAGAAGATTGCAAACAGATGGCAAGAAAACTCCACTTTGCAAGGAAAGATTATCGTATTCATCACCTCTGTCTCAGCTACCATGGTGTCGGTTAACCGAGGCGAGTACTGCATCAGCAAGGCAGGATTGGGGATGGCTGCATCCCTCTTCTCCACCCGTCTTGCACCTGAAGGTGCTCTCGTGTACGAAATACGACCGGGTATCATCAAGACCGATATGACCTCAGCAGTAGAGGGTAAGTATGACTCCCTGCTTGCAGAAGGGCTGGTACCACAGATGCGCTGGGGTACGCCCCAGGACATCGGCAAGACGGTAAGCTCCCTCTTCGAGGGCGCACTTCCCTTCTCCAGTGGAACAGTCATCACTGTTGATGGCGGACTTGCAATTCCTAGACTGTAA
- a CDS encoding SLC13 family permease, giving the protein MKRENKEINTHILGLGLGMAAFVLILVLPLDGLESKGRLALALTLMTVVFWAFQVSHTGYIAGMYLVLLIVLDVSKPATVLSTWTSSSTYLIIGAYLIAAAVRSSSLGQRIAYSFLLHFVTSYRTLIIAIFALTFVLSLLIPHAWPRAFLIMSVMSVVIKSADIERKEAIVIGFAVFASSVPISLIFLTGASVTSPLAVAYAGIELSWIGWLEVMGLPAFIASLLTLALFLVLFTPKKPLHLNKVAISEASQALGPFTKKDVRVVVWLCIAIVVWSLDFLHGIAIGWVTFLLAVLMSLPIIGEVLEPKHFKEVPIQVLIFISAATAIGKVGAETGMNAYIAQMVLPSFIPSNIFLLAIIVTTFTLVVHMVLGSVLSVMGVAIPALLAYIAPLDINVMVVVFWSYTVIGSHYILPFHHMNVLVGQGEGNGLYSQRETIKLGVPMIAVVYFTTVVVETLWWKLLGIL; this is encoded by the coding sequence GTGAAGAGAGAAAACAAAGAAATCAATACCCATATACTGGGATTGGGATTAGGAATGGCCGCTTTTGTGCTTATCCTCGTGCTTCCTCTGGATGGACTGGAAAGCAAGGGTAGACTCGCTTTAGCGCTTACCTTGATGACTGTTGTTTTCTGGGCCTTCCAGGTAAGCCATACCGGCTATATTGCAGGTATGTACCTTGTCTTGTTGATCGTCTTGGATGTAAGCAAGCCTGCTACCGTACTCTCTACCTGGACCAGCTCAAGCACCTACTTGATCATTGGAGCCTACCTGATTGCAGCCGCGGTCCGCTCTTCCTCCTTGGGCCAACGCATCGCCTACTCATTCCTCCTTCATTTTGTCACATCCTATAGAACCTTGATCATTGCAATCTTTGCACTGACTTTCGTTTTGAGTCTACTCATTCCCCATGCATGGCCCCGTGCGTTCTTAATCATGTCAGTCATGAGTGTGGTAATCAAGAGCGCTGACATCGAGCGTAAGGAGGCGATTGTCATCGGATTCGCTGTCTTTGCCTCCTCTGTTCCTATCTCGCTTATCTTTCTCACCGGGGCAAGTGTTACCAGTCCACTAGCGGTTGCCTATGCTGGTATTGAGCTCTCGTGGATTGGGTGGCTGGAGGTAATGGGATTGCCTGCCTTCATTGCAAGCCTGCTGACATTGGCTCTCTTTCTGGTGTTATTCACCCCAAAGAAGCCCTTGCATCTTAATAAGGTTGCCATCAGTGAAGCTTCCCAAGCATTGGGACCTTTCACAAAGAAAGATGTTCGAGTAGTGGTCTGGCTCTGTATTGCCATTGTGGTTTGGTCCCTGGACTTTCTTCATGGGATCGCCATAGGTTGGGTTACGTTCCTCCTTGCAGTGTTGATGAGCCTACCCATCATTGGGGAAGTTCTGGAACCTAAGCATTTCAAGGAAGTGCCAATCCAGGTTCTCATCTTCATCAGTGCAGCGACTGCGATTGGGAAAGTAGGTGCCGAGACCGGGATGAATGCCTACATCGCTCAAATGGTGCTTCCCTCGTTTATTCCTTCCAATATCTTCCTGCTTGCCATCATCGTCACCACCTTTACCTTGGTGGTCCATATGGTACTTGGGAGCGTGCTTTCAGTCATGGGGGTAGCTATTCCCGCCCTGCTTGCCTATATTGCTCCCCTGGATATCAATGTGATGGTGGTTGTATTCTGGTCATATACGGTTATCGGAAGCCACTACATCCTGCCCTTCCACCACATGAATGTGTTGGTGGGACAGGGAGAGGGGAATGGCCTATATTCCCAGAGGGAGACGATCAAACTGGGTGTTCCCATGATAGCGGTGGTGTATTTCACCACGGTAGTGGTGGAAACGCTCTGGTGGAAGCTACTTGGTATCCTCTAA
- a CDS encoding 2-dehydropantoate 2-reductase, with translation MRIAIYGAGSLGTVLGAYLHERGVAVDLISRNKEHVKALQENGAQIAGKRTVTILVTALLPEDMKGTYDLIFLLTKQLGNRQVASFLKPFLKEDGMLCTMQNGIPEPTLMEILGSNRVCGCTIGWGATLIRSGVVELTSDEHTFSFNLGLPVPGREAMLAEISTILSLMGEVTIEYNFIGARWSKLLINASFSGAATALGCTFGDVTANKQARRLAQRIIKECIDVAKASSITLEPVQGKDITKLFDYQGALKKWISFHLIPFAIRKHRQLKPSMLQDIERGKPCEVDAINGVLSEQGKKLGIPTPINDQIVSIIHRIEAKELQPSMENLKVFIR, from the coding sequence ATGCGCATTGCTATCTATGGTGCTGGGTCACTGGGAACCGTTTTGGGAGCATATCTTCATGAACGAGGTGTCGCTGTTGATCTCATCAGCAGAAATAAGGAACATGTTAAGGCACTCCAAGAGAATGGTGCACAGATAGCAGGCAAACGAACAGTCACAATCCTTGTCACTGCACTGCTTCCTGAAGACATGAAGGGAACATATGACCTCATCTTCCTGCTTACCAAGCAACTCGGGAACAGGCAAGTTGCTTCTTTCCTGAAACCCTTTCTTAAAGAGGACGGGATGCTCTGTACCATGCAGAACGGAATCCCTGAACCCACGTTGATGGAAATCCTTGGAAGCAATCGTGTCTGTGGCTGCACCATAGGCTGGGGCGCTACATTGATCAGAAGCGGGGTGGTAGAACTGACCAGTGATGAGCATACATTCTCATTCAATCTCGGCCTGCCTGTACCTGGACGGGAGGCAATGCTTGCAGAAATCTCCACAATACTCTCCCTGATGGGAGAGGTAACCATTGAATATAATTTCATCGGAGCCCGTTGGTCGAAGCTCCTGATCAATGCCTCGTTCAGCGGAGCCGCTACAGCCCTGGGCTGTACATTCGGGGATGTTACAGCAAACAAACAAGCAAGACGATTAGCACAGAGAATCATCAAAGAGTGTATCGATGTAGCCAAAGCCTCTTCAATTACCTTGGAACCTGTGCAAGGGAAAGACATTACAAAGCTTTTCGATTATCAGGGGGCTCTCAAGAAGTGGATCAGCTTCCACTTGATCCCCTTTGCGATCCGCAAGCATCGCCAGCTGAAACCAAGCATGCTTCAAGACATCGAGAGAGGAAAACCCTGTGAGGTAGATGCCATAAACGGAGTACTCAGCGAGCAAGGAAAAAAATTGGGGATTCCCACTCCCATTAATGACCAGATAGTTTCCATTATTCACCGCATCGAAGCCAAGGAGCTTCAACCATCAATGGAGAACCTGAAGGTGTTCATACGTTAG
- a CDS encoding RNA-binding protein, giving the protein MAKKIYVGNMSYQTSEESLYSLFAQFGDVLSANIIVDRDTNRPKGFAFVEMDQDDAAVAAISQLDGQEVDGRNLKVNEAIARPRTERRDSYRY; this is encoded by the coding sequence ATGGCTAAAAAAATTTATGTCGGAAACATGAGCTACCAAACTTCAGAAGAGTCCTTGTACTCCCTGTTCGCACAATTCGGTGATGTACTGAGTGCAAACATCATTGTCGATCGTGACACCAATCGCCCCAAGGGGTTTGCATTTGTTGAGATGGATCAGGATGATGCAGCAGTAGCTGCCATTTCCCAGCTCGATGGGCAGGAAGTTGATGGTCGTAACCTGAAAGTAAACGAAGCAATTGCGCGTCCCAGAACTGAACGCCGCGATTCCTACCGCTACTAG
- the xdhC gene encoding xanthine dehydrogenase subunit XdhC, with product MANKDITCTVNGKQRTFTVDIRSSLSDMLRGNAGLDSIKHGCDVGECGACTVLINGKPFNSCIYMAIWAEGKDILTLEGLSDTKGTISDIQQAFIDEGAVQCGFCTPGFIMSSIPIINKDTPSTREEIRKQVAGNLCRCTGYEHIVDAIEKTQKKRIAEKKKN from the coding sequence ATGGCTAATAAAGATATCACCTGCACGGTCAACGGAAAACAGAGGACCTTTACGGTAGACATTCGTTCATCCCTTTCCGATATGCTCCGTGGAAACGCTGGCTTGGACAGCATCAAACATGGCTGTGATGTAGGAGAATGTGGTGCTTGTACCGTTCTGATTAATGGAAAGCCGTTTAACTCCTGTATCTATATGGCAATCTGGGCAGAGGGGAAGGATATCCTGACCCTCGAGGGATTGAGTGACACCAAGGGTACCATCAGCGACATACAGCAGGCCTTTATCGATGAGGGTGCTGTACAGTGCGGATTCTGCACCCCGGGATTCATCATGTCATCTATTCCCATCATCAACAAGGATACCCCCTCAACCAGGGAGGAAATCAGAAAGCAGGTAGCCGGGAACCTCTGCAGGTGCACCGGTTATGAGCATATTGTAGATGCAATTGAGAAAACCCAGAAGAAGCGTATTGCAGAGAAGAAAAAGAACTAG
- the xdhB gene encoding xanthine dehydrogenase subunit XdhB yields MYNFNKLYEPTSVEEALRLKKEHPEALILAGGSDILIKIREGKLAGCDLINIYTLEELRGICLEDDGSILIRPLTSFTDVSMHPVIREHVPVLGDAVDQIGGPQVRNIGTIGGNICNGVTSADSATTLKAYDAVLELTSMDGIRLLPYAEFNLGPGKVDLRPGEIMTGIRIPKESYENTYGHYIKYAMRRAMDIATLGCSVNVTLNKNKDAIERLRIAFGVAAPIPIRSTQAEQSAKGHTLDASLLLAVAEGALADVTPRTSWRASKEFRLQLVKELARRATKAAVEKAGGTING; encoded by the coding sequence ATGTATAACTTTAATAAACTCTATGAACCAACCTCTGTAGAGGAAGCCTTACGGCTTAAGAAGGAGCATCCTGAAGCTCTCATCCTTGCAGGAGGCAGTGATATCCTGATCAAGATCCGTGAAGGGAAGCTTGCAGGTTGCGATCTCATCAACATCTATACGCTGGAAGAACTGAGGGGCATCTGCTTGGAGGACGATGGTTCAATCCTCATCCGTCCACTGACCAGTTTCACCGATGTCTCCATGCATCCGGTGATCAGGGAACATGTTCCCGTACTGGGGGATGCTGTCGACCAGATCGGAGGCCCCCAGGTCAGGAACATCGGCACCATTGGTGGAAATATCTGCAACGGTGTTACCAGTGCTGACTCGGCAACCACGCTCAAGGCGTATGATGCAGTCCTGGAGCTGACCAGCATGGATGGTATACGACTCCTTCCCTATGCAGAGTTCAATCTTGGACCAGGCAAGGTAGACCTTCGCCCAGGCGAGATCATGACTGGTATCCGCATTCCCAAAGAGAGCTACGAGAATACCTATGGACACTACATCAAGTATGCGATGCGGCGTGCCATGGATATCGCGACGCTTGGGTGCTCAGTCAATGTAACTTTGAACAAGAACAAGGACGCAATAGAAAGGCTCCGCATTGCCTTTGGCGTTGCAGCCCCCATTCCCATCCGCTCCACACAGGCAGAGCAGAGCGCCAAGGGACACACACTTGATGCATCATTGCTCCTGGCGGTAGCTGAGGGTGCACTTGCTGATGTCACTCCAAGAACCAGTTGGAGAGCCAGCAAGGAGTTCAGACTGCAGTTGGTAAAGGAGCTCGCAAGACGGGCAACCAAGGCAGCTGTAGAGAAAGCAGGAGGAACAATCAATGGCTAA
- the xdhA gene encoding xanthine dehydrogenase subunit XdhA has product MNIIGKSPNRVDAYDKVTGKAKYTPDLVSPHALHAKVLHSTIANGWVKEFDLSQAWKVEGVVDIVTCFDVPDIQFPTAGHPWSTEPKHQDIADRKLLNARVRCYADDIAAVIAETEIAAEEAVRMIKVTYEEFAPILSIEDAMKEGATVIHEEKPNNVVVHSSYEIGSFEESIKEKGLIKVVGDYETPIVTHCHIEPANSFAYEEDGKIVVVSSTQIPHIVRRVCSQALGVGFGKIRIVKPYIGGGFGNKQDALTEPLNAFLTTRVGGRPVRLSYTREETFACTRTRHAMKFHIESYIRPDGSFAARSIEAYSNQGAYASHAHALVANAVNGFRMMYPVGAIKGEAYTVYTNMPTAGAMRAYGIPQIGFALEAHVDDIVTKTGFDSIKIRKQNMMKLGFVDPVTTITCHSTGLEECIDKGEKYLSYSKKRKEYEKQDGPIRKGVGMAIFCYKTGVYPISLETSAVRMLLNQDGSLQVQMGATEIGQGADTVFAMMAAETIGLTMDKIHMISKQDTDVTPYDTGAYASRQSYVSGLAVKKTAEAFKKKLLDFAGFMLKCDPWDLDIKENYIVHTNKDEHLLSVADVAIESCYSLTNSQHISAEETHHCTDNTYSFGVCFVEVEVDIPMCQVKVLDIINVHDSGTILNHQTAKGQVHGGMSMGLGYGLYERHLFDPKTGRMYNDNLLDYKLMTALDTPDLHADFVETYDPTGPYGNKSLGEPPTIPVAPAIRNAVLNATGVAVNAIPLHPQRLFGAFTDAGLIK; this is encoded by the coding sequence ATGAATATCATAGGAAAATCCCCGAACCGAGTCGATGCATACGACAAAGTAACGGGAAAAGCAAAATATACCCCCGATCTGGTCTCTCCCCATGCCCTTCATGCAAAAGTACTGCATAGTACCATTGCAAATGGATGGGTAAAAGAGTTTGACCTCTCCCAGGCTTGGAAGGTTGAAGGGGTTGTAGACATTGTCACCTGTTTCGACGTTCCCGACATTCAGTTCCCTACTGCAGGGCACCCATGGTCAACAGAACCAAAACACCAGGATATCGCTGACCGTAAGTTGCTCAATGCAAGGGTTCGCTGCTATGCCGATGACATTGCAGCAGTTATTGCCGAAACTGAGATAGCTGCAGAAGAAGCAGTAAGGATGATCAAGGTAACATACGAGGAGTTTGCTCCCATCCTGTCCATTGAAGATGCCATGAAGGAAGGGGCAACGGTAATCCACGAGGAGAAACCAAACAACGTGGTGGTCCACTCTTCCTATGAAATCGGCTCCTTTGAAGAGTCCATCAAGGAAAAGGGCCTTATCAAAGTCGTAGGTGACTACGAGACCCCAATTGTAACACACTGTCATATTGAACCTGCAAACTCGTTTGCATATGAGGAAGATGGCAAGATTGTCGTGGTAAGTTCCACCCAGATTCCCCATATTGTGCGCCGCGTCTGTTCCCAGGCTTTGGGAGTAGGATTTGGCAAGATCAGGATTGTAAAACCCTATATTGGTGGTGGATTCGGAAACAAACAGGATGCTCTGACCGAGCCCTTGAATGCATTCCTAACCACCCGCGTTGGTGGCAGACCAGTCCGATTGTCCTATACCAGGGAAGAGACCTTTGCCTGTACAAGAACAAGACACGCAATGAAGTTCCACATTGAGAGCTATATTCGCCCTGATGGGAGCTTTGCTGCCAGGAGCATCGAAGCCTACTCAAACCAGGGAGCATATGCGAGCCACGCACACGCACTGGTTGCCAATGCAGTAAACGGATTCAGGATGATGTATCCGGTGGGGGCAATCAAGGGTGAGGCCTATACGGTCTACACCAACATGCCAACCGCTGGAGCAATGCGTGCCTACGGCATTCCCCAGATTGGGTTTGCTCTGGAAGCCCATGTGGATGATATCGTTACCAAGACTGGTTTTGACTCGATCAAGATCCGTAAGCAGAATATGATGAAGCTTGGTTTCGTAGACCCGGTTACCACCATCACCTGTCACTCCACCGGCCTCGAAGAGTGTATCGACAAGGGAGAGAAATACCTCTCATACTCAAAGAAGCGCAAGGAGTACGAGAAGCAGGATGGTCCGATCAGGAAAGGAGTCGGCATGGCCATCTTCTGCTACAAGACCGGTGTCTATCCAATCAGCTTGGAAACCTCCGCGGTACGCATGCTGCTCAACCAGGATGGCTCTCTGCAGGTACAGATGGGAGCAACCGAGATCGGTCAGGGTGCTGATACTGTCTTTGCCATGATGGCCGCTGAAACCATCGGCCTAACGATGGACAAGATTCACATGATCAGCAAACAGGACACTGATGTCACTCCTTACGATACTGGTGCCTATGCCTCCCGACAGTCGTATGTATCTGGGTTGGCCGTTAAGAAAACTGCCGAGGCATTCAAGAAAAAGCTGCTTGATTTCGCCGGGTTTATGCTGAAATGCGATCCATGGGATCTGGATATCAAGGAAAACTACATTGTGCACACCAACAAGGATGAGCATTTGCTCTCGGTTGCAGATGTAGCCATTGAATCCTGTTACAGCCTGACAAACTCACAGCATATTTCTGCTGAGGAGACACACCATTGCACAGACAACACGTACTCCTTTGGAGTCTGTTTTGTCGAGGTAGAGGTGGATATCCCGATGTGTCAGGTAAAGGTTCTGGATATCATCAATGTCCATGACTCAGGAACCATTCTTAATCACCAGACTGCAAAGGGTCAGGTGCATGGTGGAATGAGTATGGGGCTTGGCTATGGATTGTATGAACGGCATCTGTTCGACCCGAAGACAGGCCGGATGTACAACGACAATTTGCTTGACTACAAGCTGATGACTGCCCTCGATACCCCTGACCTCCATGCTGACTTTGTAGAGACCTATGACCCCACCGGTCCATACGGAAACAAGAGCCTCGGAGAACCTCCTACGATTCCCGTCGCCCCAGCCATCCGTAATGCAGTGCTTAATGCAACCGGGGTTGCTGTAAATGCAATTCCGCTTCACCCCCAACGTCTGTTTGGTGCATTCACCGATGCGGGACTGATCAAATAA